A stretch of Gammaproteobacteria bacterium DNA encodes these proteins:
- the arcC gene encoding carbamate kinase, which translates to MRIVVALGGNALLKRGEPMSAAAQRANVRVAAAALAPVAREHQLVISHGNGPQVGLLALQGAAGKPDEAYPLDVLGAQTEGGIGYMIEQELGNLLPVEVPFATLLTMVEVDPDDPGFANPSKFVGPVYDKDEADRLAASKSWTFGQDGEKWRRVVPSPLPQRIFEIRPIKWLLEHDTIVICAGGGGIPTLYTQGSERRLVGVEAVIDKDLCSELLARELAADRLVMLTDVEAVYLDWGKPTQRAIRQATPASLAHIAFAAGSMGPKVAAACRFAERTGKAAAIGALAELGAILAGEAGTTIAVEGEGMHFA; encoded by the coding sequence ATGCGAATTGTGGTTGCGCTGGGTGGCAATGCCCTGCTCAAGCGCGGCGAGCCGATGAGCGCCGCGGCGCAACGCGCCAACGTGCGTGTCGCCGCCGCGGCGCTCGCACCCGTCGCGCGGGAGCACCAGCTGGTGATCAGCCACGGCAACGGGCCGCAGGTCGGTCTGCTTGCGCTGCAGGGCGCCGCCGGCAAGCCCGACGAGGCCTATCCGCTCGATGTTCTCGGCGCGCAGACCGAGGGCGGCATCGGCTACATGATCGAGCAGGAACTCGGCAACCTGCTGCCCGTCGAGGTGCCGTTCGCGACCCTGCTGACGATGGTCGAGGTCGATCCCGACGATCCGGGGTTCGCGAACCCGAGCAAGTTCGTCGGCCCGGTCTACGACAAGGACGAGGCCGATCGTCTGGCCGCGAGCAAAAGCTGGACCTTCGGGCAGGATGGCGAGAAGTGGCGCCGCGTGGTGCCCTCGCCGCTGCCGCAACGGATCTTCGAGATCCGCCCCATAAAATGGCTGCTGGAGCATGACACGATCGTGATCTGCGCCGGTGGTGGCGGAATTCCGACGCTGTACACGCAAGGCAGCGAACGCAGGCTCGTCGGCGTCGAGGCAGTGATCGACAAGGACCTGTGTTCGGAGCTGCTGGCACGCGAGCTCGCTGCCGATCGCCTCGTGATGCTCACCGACGTCGAGGCGGTGTATCTCGACTGGGGCAAGCCGACACAACGCGCGATCCGCCAGGCCACGCCCGCCTCGCTCGCGCACATCGCGTTCGCCGCGGGCTCGATGGGTCCGAAGGTGGCGGCGGCTTGCCGCTTTGCCGAGAGAACCGGCAAAGCGGCCGCGATCGGCGCGCTGGCGGAGCTCGGCGCGATCCTCGCGGGCGAAGCGGGCACCACGATTGCAGTCGAAGGCGAGGGAATGCACTTCGCGTAG
- a CDS encoding pseudouridine synthase, whose product MRLDRFLESRLSCSARTVRYLFAERRIRLDGVAVASGDQEISKFCLVEADGRVLQSGTPIHLMMHKPRGCVSATSDRRHPTVLDLIDLPGKERLHLAGRLDFNTTGLLLLTNNGNWSGRITLPQRKIPKTYRVHTRDAISARYVEKFAAGIHFRFENLTTLPAELKILSANSAELTLYEGRYHQVKRMFGFFGNEVIALHRLSVGNIVLDESLAPGEYRHLSAAEVLSVDQQPGSHAEPGRLPRPLRDTVPRRAAPQ is encoded by the coding sequence ATGCGGCTCGACAGGTTCCTCGAATCGCGGCTCTCGTGCTCCGCGCGCACGGTGCGCTACCTGTTCGCCGAGCGCCGGATTCGTCTCGATGGTGTGGCCGTCGCCAGTGGCGACCAGGAAATCTCGAAATTCTGCCTGGTCGAGGCCGACGGCAGGGTGCTGCAGTCCGGCACGCCGATCCACCTGATGATGCACAAACCCCGGGGCTGCGTCAGCGCGACTAGCGACCGCAGGCACCCCACGGTCCTCGACCTGATCGATCTGCCGGGAAAGGAACGACTGCACCTCGCGGGGCGCCTGGACTTCAACACGACCGGCTTGCTGCTGCTGACAAACAACGGCAACTGGTCCGGCCGGATAACCCTGCCGCAGCGGAAAATCCCCAAGACCTATCGCGTCCACACCAGAGATGCGATAAGCGCCCGCTACGTGGAAAAATTCGCGGCGGGAATCCATTTCCGCTTCGAGAACCTGACTACGTTGCCGGCGGAGTTGAAAATACTGTCCGCCAATAGCGCGGAGCTCACCCTTTACGAAGGACGCTATCACCAGGTGAAGCGCATGTTCGGATTCTTCGGCAACGAGGTCATCGCCCTGCACCGGCTGTCCGTTGGAAACATCGTTCTGGATGAAAGTCTCGCTCCGGGTGAATATCGCCACCTGAGCGCGGCCGAGGTTTTATCGGTCGACCAGCAGCCGGGCAGCCACGCGGAGCCCGGGCGGTTGCCACGGCCGCTCCGCGATACCGTGCCACGGCGAGCGGCACCGCAATGA
- a CDS encoding Fic family protein — translation MGSPRLYLARSAKERDALAYRSRKGELRRLAPRVYIAADVDNIDALLRAQLAPLLEFLYPGHVLAYRNALSLLPESSHVYLITPKPNARNVRVGPLTIHLLPGAVDTGTEQVLPRLKRMTEVRVLLESEAGQKARRGREKFLRPDEIEAILVKRLAQGKERGLNALRDEARACADAFGQADAFAALNAKISALLATGDAGGVLHSSAGHAHAAREPFDGACLARCERFAEYLQRQFFAPLPFVYERSAWRNLAFFEAYFSNYIEGTEMTVEEAQQVVFEHRDLAQRSGDSHDVRGSWEICADLEEMSHVPQDASAFLSLLRSRHKVLLRGRPVMRPGEFKHAANRAGNTPFVAPECVAGTLTRGFEICQAAAPGFTRALLLHFLITDVHPMQDGNGRLAHVLMNAELVATGQHKIIVPNVAREDYLNGQRRASRAGDFRTATKVLYQLHHYTAALPATLYDELLERLERDGAFSTPDEGVATFNAVRRAHRYDER, via the coding sequence ATGGGCAGTCCCCGCCTTTACCTGGCACGCTCCGCCAAGGAGCGGGATGCGCTCGCCTACCGCTCCCGCAAGGGGGAGCTTCGCCGATTGGCCCCCAGGGTCTACATCGCAGCGGATGTCGATAACATCGATGCCTTGCTGCGTGCGCAGTTGGCGCCTCTGCTGGAGTTCCTGTATCCCGGCCACGTGCTGGCCTACCGCAATGCGCTGAGCCTGTTGCCGGAGAGTTCACACGTCTACCTGATCACGCCCAAGCCCAATGCGCGCAACGTCAGGGTCGGGCCGCTTACGATTCACCTGTTGCCAGGCGCCGTCGACACGGGCACGGAGCAGGTGCTGCCGCGATTGAAGCGCATGACGGAGGTGCGCGTCCTGCTGGAGTCCGAAGCCGGGCAGAAAGCACGTCGGGGGCGGGAGAAGTTTCTCCGCCCGGACGAAATTGAAGCCATCCTGGTCAAGCGGCTGGCCCAGGGCAAGGAGCGCGGATTGAACGCGCTGCGCGATGAAGCGCGTGCCTGCGCGGACGCATTCGGGCAGGCGGACGCCTTTGCTGCATTGAATGCGAAAATCAGTGCCTTGCTGGCCACCGGTGATGCCGGGGGTGTGCTGCATTCATCCGCCGGCCATGCGCACGCCGCCCGCGAACCGTTCGATGGCGCCTGCCTGGCGCGTTGCGAGCGGTTCGCCGAGTACCTGCAGCGCCAGTTCTTCGCGCCGCTGCCGTTCGTCTACGAGAGGAGCGCGTGGCGCAACCTGGCGTTTTTCGAGGCCTACTTCTCGAACTACATCGAGGGCACGGAAATGACCGTGGAGGAGGCGCAGCAGGTTGTGTTCGAACACCGCGACCTCGCGCAACGCAGCGGTGACTCGCACGATGTGCGTGGCAGTTGGGAGATTTGCGCGGACCTCGAGGAGATGAGCCATGTGCCGCAGGATGCCAGTGCCTTTCTGTCGCTGCTGCGCAGCCGTCACAAGGTGCTGCTGCGCGGGCGGCCCGTCATGCGGCCGGGCGAGTTCAAGCACGCCGCCAACCGTGCCGGCAACACGCCGTTTGTTGCGCCCGAGTGCGTTGCCGGAACGCTCACGCGAGGCTTCGAAATCTGCCAGGCGGCGGCGCCGGGTTTCACGCGCGCACTGCTGCTCCATTTCCTGATCACCGATGTCCACCCGATGCAGGACGGCAATGGCCGTCTCGCGCACGTCCTGATGAACGCCGAGCTGGTGGCCACCGGGCAGCACAAGATCATCGTGCCGAACGTCGCACGCGAGGACTACCTGAACGGCCAGCGTCGCGCCAGCCGCGCCGGCGACTTCCGCACCGCGACCAAGGTGCTCTACCAATTGCATCACTACACCGCTGCGCTTCCGGCGACGCTGTACGACGAACTGCTGGAGCGTCTGGAGCGTGACGGCGCCTTCAGCACGCCCGACGAGGGGGTCGCGACCTTCAACGCAGTGCGGCGCGCCCACCGCTACGACGAGCGTTAG
- a CDS encoding transposase, which translates to MFEPIDFVARLAALVPRPRVNLTRYHGVSAPNHHWRAEITPAGRGKGDQRKQQRDGSSPTERHASMTWAQRLKRVFNIDVETCARCSGPVKVIACMEEQVVIDKILVHLRDKEHKAPAAPLLVAPPRAPPSRPVPAQMDTAPA; encoded by the coding sequence GTGTTCGAGCCCATCGACTTTGTCGCGCGTCTCGCCGCCCTGGTGCCGCGTCCTCGCGTCAACCTCACTCGCTACCACGGCGTCTCGGCACCGAATCATCATTGGCGAGCCGAAATTACGCCCGCAGGCCGCGGCAAAGGAGACCAGCGAAAGCAGCAGCGCGACGGCTCCTCACCGACCGAACGCCATGCTTCCATGACCTGGGCACAGCGGTTGAAGCGCGTGTTCAACATTGATGTGGAAACCTGCGCGCGCTGCAGCGGGCCCGTCAAGGTGATTGCCTGCATGGAAGAGCAGGTAGTCATCGACAAAATTCTGGTCCATCTGCGCGACAAGGAACACAAGGCCCCGGCGGCACCACTGCTCGTGGCGCCACCGCGAGCCCCACCGTCACGCCCTGTCCCGGCGCAAATGGATACCGCGCCGGCGTAA
- a CDS encoding NAD(P)-binding domain-containing protein — MRNFTFLLAFALFALPAVLYAQSRETVAVIGTGDMGDSVGPKLAKRGYRVIYGSRDPTRESVKSLVSRTGADASATTQQQAAQQAAIVVLVVPWPAMEQVAQNLGNLDGKIVIDVSTPTRQAADGYLESLVETSSAEMIQAWNPRAKVVKTLLAGSNVIDDPMTLGGRVTSFVAADDREAKEVVARIIAELGLQPLDAGPLRNAREIEAWARLWFVPVLQKRKQGFELAVLPSNYWYCIWQDDWYAPVGDSGNLAKFPDPENPPEPCPAN, encoded by the coding sequence ATGAGAAATTTTACTTTTTTGCTCGCTTTTGCGTTGTTTGCCCTGCCTGCGGTTTTATACGCACAGAGTCGGGAGACCGTGGCCGTTATCGGTACGGGTGACATGGGAGACTCAGTCGGCCCCAAACTCGCGAAGAGGGGATATCGCGTTATTTACGGTAGTCGTGATCCGACACGTGAATCGGTCAAATCTCTGGTGAGTCGGACTGGAGCCGATGCGAGTGCGACGACGCAGCAGCAGGCGGCACAGCAAGCGGCGATTGTTGTGCTGGTCGTGCCGTGGCCGGCAATGGAACAAGTCGCCCAGAATCTTGGGAACCTGGATGGCAAGATCGTGATAGATGTTTCGACACCCACCCGCCAGGCGGCGGATGGTTACCTGGAAAGTCTGGTCGAAACTTCGAGTGCCGAGATGATCCAGGCCTGGAACCCACGAGCAAAAGTGGTGAAGACCTTGCTCGCAGGGTCCAATGTGATCGACGATCCGATGACCCTCGGGGGGCGGGTAACGAGTTTTGTTGCCGCCGATGATCGCGAAGCCAAGGAGGTGGTTGCAAGGATCATTGCGGAACTTGGGTTGCAACCGCTGGATGCCGGACCCTTGCGCAACGCCCGGGAGATCGAGGCATGGGCACGTCTGTGGTTCGTTCCAGTGCTGCAGAAGCGAAAACAAGGGTTCGAACTGGCTGTTCTCCCCAGCAACTACTGGTACTGCATTTGGCAGGATGACTGGTATGCGCCTGTTGGCGACAGTGGGAACCTGGCCAAATTTCCCGACCCGGAAAATCCGCCAGAACCCTGCCCCGCAAATTAG
- a CDS encoding pyridoxal phosphate-dependent aminotransferase, whose protein sequence is MNTFTARYSRTTARLDQGSDAAWSVHYRALQRLDAGEDVILLCVGDPNFDTPPLIFGEALAAMRAGRTHYSSAQGEYQLRLAIAELESRTSPHPCRPEEVVVFPGATNAIFSTVATLLDPGDEIIIPEPMYVGYTGMMQAVGVSVKNVPLIATRNFAIDIEAIKAAVSRDTRAVMVNTPGNPAGNMISAAELGDLAAFCRARDLWLICDEVYSMITFRERHRSLRSSARELDNLVMIDALSKSHAMSGWRIGWAVAPEPLAERLARFGGATLFGCSQFIQDAAAYALRHDDVYVEKMRLEYQARRDFVVERINAMPRLACDTPDAGMFVMMNTSATGLDGQRFAEALLANAAVSTVPGAGFGPSGHDFVRITLAQDHKQLARAMERIASFCQTLVR, encoded by the coding sequence ATGAATACCTTCACCGCGCGCTACAGCCGAACCACCGCACGACTCGACCAGGGATCGGATGCGGCGTGGTCGGTGCATTACCGGGCGCTGCAACGCCTGGACGCCGGCGAGGACGTGATCCTGCTGTGCGTGGGCGATCCCAATTTCGATACGCCGCCGCTGATCTTCGGCGAGGCGCTGGCCGCGATGCGCGCCGGGCGCACCCATTATTCCTCGGCGCAGGGCGAGTACCAGCTGCGCCTCGCGATCGCCGAACTCGAGAGCCGCACCTCGCCGCACCCCTGCCGGCCCGAGGAGGTGGTGGTGTTTCCGGGCGCCACCAATGCCATCTTCAGCACGGTTGCCACGTTGCTCGACCCGGGCGATGAAATCATCATCCCCGAACCGATGTACGTGGGCTACACCGGGATGATGCAGGCGGTGGGTGTGAGCGTGAAGAACGTACCGCTGATCGCCACGCGCAATTTCGCGATCGATATTGAGGCGATCAAGGCGGCGGTCAGCCGCGATACCCGCGCGGTGATGGTGAACACGCCCGGCAACCCTGCGGGCAACATGATCAGTGCCGCCGAGCTCGGCGACCTGGCGGCATTCTGCCGGGCACGCGATCTGTGGCTGATCTGCGACGAAGTCTATTCGATGATCACCTTTCGCGAGCGCCACCGCAGCCTGCGCTCCTCGGCCCGCGAGCTCGACAACCTGGTGATGATCGATGCGCTGTCGAAATCGCACGCGATGAGCGGCTGGCGCATCGGCTGGGCGGTGGCGCCCGAACCGCTGGCCGAGCGGCTGGCGCGTTTCGGTGGCGCCACGCTGTTCGGTTGTTCGCAGTTCATCCAGGACGCCGCCGCCTATGCCCTGCGCCACGACGATGTGTATGTCGAGAAGATGCGGCTCGAATACCAGGCCCGGCGCGATTTCGTGGTCGAACGCATCAACGCGATGCCGAGACTCGCTTGCGACACCCCCGACGCCGGCATGTTCGTGATGATGAACACCAGCGCCACGGGCCTGGACGGGCAACGCTTCGCCGAGGCCCTGCTCGCGAACGCCGCGGTATCCACGGTACCCGGCGCAGGTTTCGGGCCGAGCGGACACGACTTCGTGCGCATCACGCTGGCGCAGGACCACAAACAGCTGGCGCGCGCGATGGAGCGTATCGCGAGTTTCTGCCAGACGTTGGTGCGCTAG
- a CDS encoding 5-guanidino-2-oxopentanoate decarboxylase, translated as MASCGEVLALLLEAHGIEIAFGIPGTHTIELYRGIPQTRIRHVTPRHEQGAGFMADGYARVCGKPALCITVSGPGAFNIATAMGQALQDSVPMLVISADNNSWEKSLGEGRLHETRNLQAAMAECSRWSHTLTRPDELPRILARAFAIFRSQRPGPVHLSLPLDVITADASHVAPDAWPVPSRPAADPAALAAAARLLNAAERPVIALGGGAADIGVLAARLAERLDAPLTCTHNAKGLLAREHPLHVAGSPSLAPVRELYRDADVILGIGTEFGETDYDFFFKGDFALGGKLVRIDIDALQLLRNVRPEIAIQADSRLAVEALLPLLESRERRGAERTRAACERLRALDHPGYQRVLDTLLEALPEAIVIGDSTQPAYFAAAQFHARAARRFASAATGYGTLGFALPAAFGARLAQPALPVIALIGDGGLQFTLNELSSGVEAELSLAIVVWNNRRYEMIAQNFEAAGMEPIACDIHTPDFLAIARAYGCRACRVDDHATLIEALREYLNHRVPTLIELVEADFIGA; from the coding sequence ATGGCAAGCTGCGGCGAAGTCCTGGCGCTGCTGCTCGAGGCGCACGGCATCGAAATCGCGTTCGGCATTCCCGGCACCCACACCATCGAGCTCTACCGCGGCATCCCGCAAACGCGCATCCGCCATGTGACGCCACGCCACGAACAGGGCGCGGGCTTCATGGCCGATGGCTACGCGCGGGTGTGCGGCAAGCCGGCGCTCTGCATCACTGTCAGCGGGCCCGGCGCATTCAATATCGCCACCGCGATGGGACAGGCGCTGCAGGACTCGGTGCCGATGCTGGTGATCTCGGCCGACAACAACAGCTGGGAAAAAAGCCTCGGCGAGGGGCGCCTGCACGAGACCCGCAACCTGCAGGCCGCGATGGCCGAATGCAGCCGCTGGAGCCATACGCTCACGCGTCCGGACGAGTTGCCGCGGATACTGGCGCGCGCCTTTGCGATTTTCCGCAGCCAGCGTCCAGGCCCGGTACACCTGAGCCTTCCGCTCGACGTGATCACCGCCGATGCGTCCCATGTGGCGCCCGATGCCTGGCCCGTACCGAGCCGGCCGGCCGCCGACCCCGCGGCACTGGCCGCAGCCGCACGACTGCTGAATGCGGCCGAGCGCCCGGTCATCGCCCTCGGCGGCGGCGCGGCCGATATCGGCGTACTGGCGGCACGGCTCGCCGAGCGTCTCGATGCCCCGCTCACCTGCACCCACAATGCCAAGGGCCTGCTGGCGCGCGAGCACCCGCTGCATGTTGCCGGCAGTCCCTCGCTCGCGCCGGTACGCGAACTCTACCGCGATGCCGACGTGATTCTCGGCATCGGCACCGAGTTCGGCGAAACCGATTACGACTTCTTCTTCAAGGGCGATTTCGCCCTCGGCGGCAAGCTCGTGCGCATCGATATCGATGCGCTCCAGCTGCTGCGCAACGTGCGCCCGGAAATCGCGATACAGGCCGACAGCCGGCTTGCCGTCGAGGCCCTGCTGCCGCTGCTCGAAAGCCGTGAACGGCGCGGTGCCGAACGCACACGCGCGGCCTGCGAGCGACTGCGCGCGCTCGATCATCCCGGCTACCAGCGGGTACTCGACACGCTGCTCGAGGCGCTGCCCGAGGCGATCGTGATCGGCGACTCGACCCAGCCGGCCTATTTCGCCGCGGCGCAATTCCATGCCCGCGCGGCACGGCGCTTTGCCAGCGCCGCCACCGGTTACGGCACGCTCGGCTTCGCGCTGCCCGCGGCGTTCGGTGCCAGGCTGGCGCAACCGGCGCTGCCGGTGATTGCGCTGATCGGCGACGGCGGTCTGCAGTTCACGCTGAACGAATTGTCGAGCGGCGTCGAGGCAGAGCTGTCGCTGGCCATCGTGGTGTGGAACAACCGGCGCTACGAGATGATCGCGCAGAACTTCGAGGCCGCCGGCATGGAACCGATCGCCTGCGATATCCACACCCCGGATTTTCTGGCGATCGCGCGCGCCTACGGCTGCCGCGCCTGCCGCGTCGATGATCATGCCACGCTGATCGAGGCACTGCGCGAATACCTCAACCACCGCGTGCCCACCCTGATCGAGTTGGTGGAAGCGGATTTCATCGGCGCCTGA
- a CDS encoding helix-turn-helix transcriptional regulator: protein MGKRKSRIYSEYATEALRLFGQLLREARKRRGLTLADVATRAGISRSLMQRIEKGEPGCAIGVSFEVAAIVGVPLFEESLADLGARRAQADAIGALLPKAVRKPSGNVHDEF, encoded by the coding sequence ATGGGCAAGCGCAAATCCCGAATCTATTCCGAGTACGCCACCGAAGCCCTGCGCCTGTTTGGCCAGCTCCTGCGCGAGGCTCGCAAGCGTCGCGGCCTGACCCTGGCCGATGTGGCGACACGGGCAGGCATTTCCCGCTCGCTGATGCAGCGCATCGAAAAGGGCGAGCCGGGCTGCGCGATCGGGGTGAGTTTCGAGGTCGCGGCGATCGTCGGCGTGCCCCTGTTCGAGGAGTCGCTGGCGGACCTGGGTGCGCGGCGCGCGCAGGCCGATGCCATCGGCGCCCTGCTGCCAAAGGCGGTGCGCAAGCCGAGCGGCAACGTGCACGATGAGTTCTGA
- a CDS encoding DUF1289 domain-containing protein produces the protein MSAVTPQASPCIRHCTLDEADICIGCGRSLQDILDWSAMDADAREQALERAAAWRAQARLRQPGRP, from the coding sequence ATGAGCGCAGTCACTCCACAGGCCTCTCCGTGCATCCGCCACTGCACCCTGGACGAGGCGGATATCTGCATCGGTTGCGGACGCTCGTTGCAGGATATTCTCGACTGGTCGGCAATGGATGCAGATGCGCGGGAGCAGGCGCTCGAGCGTGCTGCCGCGTGGCGCGCCCAGGCACGGTTGCGCCAGCCGGGCAGACCATGA
- a CDS encoding cupin domain-containing protein, whose product MSPFRTMIIGLLVSVMPLVSTSVIAEDGVVLPLLSKELGTDGKEGLMLTVSYPPGAETPIHRHDAHVFVYVLEGAITMQVSGHEPVTLGVGETFYESPTDVHAVSKNASDTDPAKFLVFLVKNKETPPVIPVQ is encoded by the coding sequence ATGTCGCCATTTCGTACAATGATTATCGGTCTGCTGGTCTCGGTTATGCCGCTGGTTTCAACGAGCGTGATCGCCGAGGATGGGGTCGTTTTACCTCTCCTCAGCAAGGAGCTGGGAACAGATGGCAAAGAGGGTCTGATGCTGACAGTCAGCTACCCTCCGGGTGCGGAAACCCCGATACACCGTCACGACGCTCACGTATTCGTCTACGTGCTCGAAGGCGCCATCACAATGCAGGTTTCAGGACATGAACCGGTAACTCTGGGCGTTGGCGAGACATTCTATGAATCGCCGACGGACGTTCACGCCGTGTCGAAAAACGCGAGCGACACGGATCCGGCAAAATTTCTTGTATTCCTGGTGAAGAACAAGGAGACGCCACCGGTTATCCCGGTTCAGTAA
- a CDS encoding RHS domain-containing protein, with protein MCDLDGKLLVEQPGNSTAHRDYVYLDALPLALIDVPVNPATQATKAYAIHTDHLGTPMRLTDTTGTVVWALDSTPFDAIHGAFGLPNEDVDLNGTSITYNARFPGQYFDAETGLNYNYFRDYDPTTGRYIESDPIGLAGGLNTYGYVGGNPLGYYDPYGLFGWSDMPLLPQEVVDFSAGLGDALLFGFGDDLRYALNVDGGVNECSIAYDAGWYASLIAGGGRLAYAGLAKGGSMVIRSAPRAVNYRQSLKVIFRGGLFPNFRRKTYEALKAAGKSDAAIIRSSGVTNLRVNQAGAIVFAGGAANQSGGASCECQ; from the coding sequence ATGTGTGATCTGGACGGCAAGCTGCTGGTCGAGCAGCCGGGCAACAGCACGGCGCACCGCGATTATGTGTATCTCGATGCCTTACCCCTGGCGCTGATCGATGTACCCGTCAACCCGGCCACGCAAGCGACCAAGGCCTATGCGATCCACACCGACCATCTGGGCACGCCGATGCGGCTCACGGACACCACCGGCACGGTGGTCTGGGCGCTCGACAGCACGCCCTTCGATGCGATCCACGGTGCTTTCGGCCTGCCCAACGAGGACGTGGATCTGAACGGCACCTCGATCACCTACAACGCACGCTTCCCGGGTCAGTACTTTGATGCCGAGACGGGGCTGAACTACAACTACTTCAGGGATTACGATCCGACGACGGGAAGATATATCGAATCCGATCCGATTGGGCTCGCGGGTGGGCTCAATACGTACGGGTATGTCGGTGGAAATCCCTTGGGATATTACGATCCCTATGGATTGTTCGGATGGTCTGATATGCCACTGCTACCGCAGGAGGTAGTGGATTTTTCAGCGGGGCTAGGCGACGCACTACTATTTGGTTTTGGTGACGATCTTCGCTATGCCCTGAATGTTGACGGTGGAGTTAACGAGTGTTCAATTGCCTACGATGCAGGCTGGTATGCATCATTAATCGCAGGTGGAGGGCGCTTGGCATATGCTGGGCTCGCCAAGGGTGGTTCGATGGTGATTCGCTCAGCGCCGAGAGCTGTGAATTATCGGCAAAGCTTGAAGGTAATATTTAGGGGAGGTCTCTTCCCCAATTTCCGTCGGAAAACATATGAGGCTTTAAAGGCTGCGGGGAAATCTGACGCTGCAATTATTCGTTCTTCTGGGGTTACCAACCTGAGGGTCAACCAAGCTGGTGCAATAGTATTTGCTGGTGGAGCAGCTAACCAGTCGGGCGGTGCGTCATGCGAGTGTCAGTAA
- a CDS encoding type II toxin-antitoxin system HipA family toxin — translation MSSDPDYKDAYVWVWLPGGTQPVVAGHISKAGDRLVFNYGRSYLERDGAIPLHLPELPLRQGLIEPLTGLRMAGCLRDASPDAWGRRVILNRRLGVRGQAADSADLAELTYMLESSSDRAGALDFQRSPTEYVARETGQASLPQLVEAAARIEQGLPLPVSLGTALQHGTSLGGARPKAPIEDGRHKYIAKFSSSTDTFNVVKAEYVAMRLAMLVGLDVAPVTLARSLNKDVLLVQRFDRTWGGGGWHRHAMVSALTLLELDEMAARYASYEKLAEIMRHRFAEPVATLRELFARMTFNVLCGNTDDHARNHAAFWDGHTLRLTPAYDICPQNRTGGEASQGMVIHAGNRLSRVAVCIDAAPAFLLSVSQATEIVREQITGIQANWASVCDEAELPAIERTFLWQRQFLNPYALEHIMLA, via the coding sequence ATGAGTTCTGATCCCGATTACAAGGATGCCTATGTCTGGGTGTGGCTGCCCGGCGGAACGCAACCCGTGGTCGCGGGCCATATAAGCAAGGCAGGCGACCGGCTTGTGTTCAACTACGGCCGCAGCTACCTGGAACGCGACGGCGCGATACCGCTGCATCTCCCGGAGCTGCCGCTTCGCCAGGGCCTGATCGAGCCGCTCACCGGGCTGCGCATGGCAGGCTGCCTGCGCGACGCATCACCGGATGCGTGGGGTCGGCGCGTCATCCTGAACCGCAGGCTCGGGGTGCGCGGCCAAGCCGCGGACTCAGCAGACCTTGCCGAGTTGACCTACATGCTGGAGTCGAGCTCCGACCGGGCCGGGGCCCTCGACTTCCAGCGCTCGCCAACGGAGTACGTCGCGCGGGAGACCGGCCAGGCCTCGCTGCCGCAACTGGTCGAGGCCGCCGCGCGTATCGAACAGGGTTTACCGCTACCCGTATCGCTGGGTACCGCGCTGCAGCACGGCACCTCGCTCGGTGGCGCGCGCCCCAAGGCTCCGATCGAGGACGGTCGCCACAAATACATCGCGAAATTCTCCTCGAGCACCGATACCTTCAACGTGGTGAAGGCGGAATACGTGGCGATGCGCCTCGCGATGCTCGTCGGCCTCGATGTCGCACCGGTCACCCTCGCCCGCTCGCTCAACAAGGACGTGCTGCTGGTGCAGCGCTTCGATCGCACGTGGGGTGGCGGGGGCTGGCATCGGCACGCCATGGTGTCCGCGCTGACGCTGCTGGAACTGGACGAGATGGCAGCGCGTTACGCCAGCTACGAGAAGCTGGCGGAAATCATGCGGCACCGGTTTGCCGAACCTGTCGCGACGCTGCGCGAGCTGTTCGCACGCATGACTTTCAATGTGCTGTGCGGCAACACCGATGATCATGCGCGCAACCACGCTGCATTCTGGGACGGGCACACGCTCCGCCTGACGCCTGCCTACGATATCTGTCCGCAGAATCGCACGGGTGGCGAGGCCTCGCAGGGCATGGTCATTCACGCCGGCAATCGACTAAGCCGTGTTGCCGTGTGCATCGATGCGGCGCCGGCGTTTCTGCTGAGCGTTTCGCAAGCCACGGAGATCGTGCGCGAGCAGATTACCGGCATCCAGGCGAATTGGGCGAGCGTTTGCGACGAAGCGGAATTGCCGGCCATCGAGCGGACATTCCTGTGGCAGCGCCAGTTCCTGAACCCGTATGCGCTCGAACACATAATGCTTGCGTGA